The DNA window GTACAGCCGAAACGAACAAAATCACACGCTCAACGTCAGAGTGTTGTTGCAGGATATGGGAGAATATCAGTTGGgcgtgggggcgtggcaaggtAGTTGGCGGTGAGGCGGTGGGGCAACGGGGCTATGGGGCAGGTTGCCCTACTGTTACGTGTTTGCAATCGATTTGAAAGTTACATAAAAACAGAGCCGCAGACCAAGGgcagaaaagggaaaaggtgGCAAGGAAGTTGGTAAACACCTGAGtggccaacaacagcagcaaaaacaactaaaacaacaacaacaccgaCAGGGGCAGCAACAAGGCGCCAAAAGCAATTTGTGCGACGAACTTTTCATTGTGTTTGCTTTCTGAGTAAACTGACCTACGCATTAAACATGCAGGAAAGTTAAACAtcagatatagatacatatatgtaggtTCTGAACTCAGATACTCAGGAGGACGAGACGAACTACTGGCCATGGCGATGGCGCCGACAGGTTACAGTAAAGCCGTTAAAGTTGGGTCCCCACCTATTCATTTCCACACCCAAAAGCCGCTAGAAGCAATAAAATTTCAGAAAACAGCGAATAACAAATGTCTGCAGGAACAGTAAACACTGCCAATAGGTAAACCAATTAGGGTTGTCGTTAAAGATAGCAGTCAAGTCGCTTCTAATGAACAGCCCATTATTCCATTTCGCTTTGCCTTTGTTTATCTTGGAAAATTGGTCGACTATTGTCAAGAAAATGAACTGGAAGttcatattttccaaattGGCTAGCTGCTTAAATTTCTAATATAGCTTAATTGCGATTCAAAATACAAAGGAGTATTCACAAAAGGGGAGTTGGACTTTGATTCTAAAagatatacaaattttaagtttaattaaacTGGGATTTTGAATGCCCGGAAAACTTGCAACCGCACTCCTTTTTCACTGACATAACTGGGTTTTCTGCAGACAGGCTTCACTGTGGCAGCTGCTGAAATGATTGCGGCGAAGTTTTCTGGAGGTCGTTTAGAGTGGAAAAGCGCCAGCTCcgagagagacagagagcgATAAAAAGGGAgagaggaggaggagtggaGGTGGAGCAAAGGGAAGGGCAGCAGGGGTCCATTACGTCAGAGCCAGAAGCCATTTGAGTTTTGTCAAAAATTAGCAGTTAGGAAATGCGAGGAAAATCCAGcgaaaccaaagccaaaagacacaaaaaagaataACGAATAAAAACGAACATCATATAAATGGATGAATTAGTACAGATATGGcaagcaacaagaacaacaacgacgacaacaacatGCATACAACAACTAACTGTTAACTAAGTAAAAAGAAGAGTGCGCAAAATATACAATAGTGCTAATTGGAAAACAGATACTGGgatgcaaatgaaaagttttAGATGAGGCagtgtgttttcttttctttttaatgGGGGCGAGcgcagagagagagacaggataagacagagagagagagagagagaggggtAGAGTAATAGATAActgcaacaaaacaaatgccagcGGTGCGAGAGGGAGGGGAAGAGAATTAGAACTGGTTAATGTTATCTTCCATACCCgcccctctctttctcacCTTTCCAACtgccatttgttttgttgtctgtTTTGCACTTGTATGTGTGTTAATTGTGCccgcagtgtgtgtgtgagtaggtgtgagtgtgtgcgtggttGGATTTAAAAAACTCACCTGACGCTTTCCGTTgggtttttcttctcttctTCTGTAGCCCTCAAAAATGAGATAAAAACTACTACCGCTTTTTCTCAACGCCTTCTTTTCGATTAACAAAAAGAGACCGTTGTTTTAACTGCACTGTCTatgaaaaaatcaatattCGGTCTCGACCAACTTTTTTCTTCACCTTTTCTTTTACAACTTGTGTAATTTTAGTGCTCGTTCTGTTTCGTTCACTTATTTTCTCGCTCTCgcgcgcacgcacacacacacacacgcccgcTGTTCGCGATTGCCAGTAATTGTCGGGGATCAATTTCTTGTAATTTCTCCAGCTGCTTTCAAGTCTTTAATTCTCGGTCTCGATGCAGCGCAAAGCAAATTTTCTAGTGATGTGAAGGCACATCGATGCATCGAGAATCGATGTTCTGAAAGCTGCTATCGATGTTGGCCGTTATTTCTGTAATATCGCTGACCAACGATACATCGTAGATTTTAAAAACATCGGTTGATTACAAAAAATCTATACACATAATCTTGagtaattaataaacatataatttttatttatttattaataacttgtgaatattttattcaacATTAAATACAGCAAGCTTTCAGCCGATAACTCCAATGGTTAGACACAAGTGTCCATCACTAAACAGCTGTTTTCAGCGGCCAGAAAGAAGCAGAGATCACACGCgtttggagtttgattgtgggaaattcaatttgtcagTTAATTTCTTTCGGGTAAAGCTGGATTACTGAAGGAAAATACCAGGCTCACAGGCTTCAGGACTCATTGACCAGCTAGCAAGTTCAATAACAACTCTTTTTTAAAACCCGCTTACTTACCGACATACCAATTGCAGAAATGCCGCGACGCTATCAGAAAGCACTCAATTTGTCCAAACTCAGTGCCCAGGTCAAAATTAGTGATAATGAATCCGATGCCGAGGACGATTTTCCGCCGGATCAAGAAGCAGAGGATAACAATGAGCCAGATCATCTGCGCAGCATTTTGGAGAATGCACCGCATTTCTCCAAACCGGGCCTGAACACTGGAATGTTGGGCCAAATCTTGTACGATGAGGACGAGAATCGGAAGCAGGACTTGCCAAACTGCTCGGTGACAGTGCCGCTccccctttttctggccaaggATGGACAGACGCCTCGGGAGGAAGCTTGCATCCAAAGGCCAGGCGCCTACGACGAATGGACACGAAGTTTGCATTTTCAAAAGGCAATATTtgataaaaagtttaaaaatatgagACAGCGCGAAAAAAAGCTGGAGCAAGGTGTTCACAGTGCAAGTCTGTTTGAGTTGGCTGAGCATATAGCCCGGCAGGAGAATTCCTTCTTCAGAGATAGCTACGATTACTACTACACAGGCGGAAACCTAAACACGTTGCCGTTTGAAGGAGGCGGCCATCTGGCCATGCATGTTAGTGGAACCAAGCTTAGAGACCTACACTTTTCCAGAGATTATGGTGAGGCGGAGTTTTGGCAGCCATTGCATTCGGCTCAGTTAGAGGAAGCCTCCAGCGAAGTGTTTGAACTTCTGCCACTGGACAATTTGAATCGTAGTCATATGTTCCTGGCACGGTTTCTGAACGAGGTTTCCCTATACCAACTTAAACGCAATGAGGAGCAGGATCCGGAAGATTACGAACTCATTCGCCATTGCATGTTTAGCGGTCAGGAAGCTCCATTTACAAGCGCTGCCCAATCGCTGGCCAATGCCAATAATTTGGCCCTAGCTAGCCAAGATCGCTCCTTACGCTTCATGGATATTTCGACACAACAGGATATAGCCAAGCTTGATGTTTGCTTACTAAAAGGACTGAAACAAACCACTAGTACCTGGGCACAATTAATGCCAGCAGATGGTAGCACCTTTCACTACCTAACACAGCCTGTTTTGCTTACCGTAGATGTGCGATGCAATCAGTCACTGAATCCGTGTTTTGCCAGCAGCGTTCACTCCAAAGCTTGCGAGAGGTTTTCCAGTTTGGCGAAAAGTGTGAATCCCAATCTTCTGTATGTGGCTAGTAACCACAAGCTGCACTGTTTGGACATCAGATGTTTGGGTAAAAAGCTGACCGATCGAGCTGTAGTAACCTGGACGCATCAGATGACCTTTCCTCCCACTTTTATTGACACATGCGTCCATCAGAACAGTGAATATATTGCTTTGGGTGGACACTTACCAAGTGATCTCCGTATTTGTGAGCTGCAAGGAGCTCAGGCTAAAAGTGTGGATGAAATGTTTTCGCCTGCAATACCCTTTGCGCCGCTAACCTTGGAAGAAGCATTAATAGATGCTCGCTTGGCAGGATTTGTTGATGTATATGCTGATCTGGCAGAGCGAGTAACGAGCTGCATGACAGGAATGCGATTTCTTCGCTTGGAAGAGGCAAGTGATGAAGCTTTTGCCCAGCTACTAACCACAAACAGCTTAGGAGATGTTTACTGCCAAAGATTAACACTAAGGGATGAAGATGAGCACGTCCAGGACATCAGAACCGGACTTCACACCACGGAAGCAATTCGCTACCTTGCCAATGCTGTACATGAACGCGTCCAACGCCAGAGCATACGCTGCACAGAAGTGCGGTCGATACCAGAAATAAGAGAGATTTTTCGAGATGCTACCAAAAGATCAAAACCTGATGAAAAACCCTTAATCGTAGAAGAGATCGAAATTGACTATGGAATAGAGGATACGGATGTTTCAGAAGACGAAAGCCTGGGTTCCGAAAAGGCAGAGAAAGATACTTCGAAATCCAAGAAAAATGATAAGAAAACATCTAAGAAGAAAACCAAGCAGAAACCAAAACGTCAACCGAAAAAGAAAGCTCCGAGAAACAGGAACGCTAAAAAGCAGAAGAGCATCAGTCGCGGTTCCTGGCAGAAATCCGCTTACCAGCTGTCCCACTACACGGACATGATGTCGATCCGTTTGCTGGACGTGTGGGATATGGAGGAGTACGATACCACACGAGACGTGACAAAAGAAATGTTTGAAGAGCGATTTAAGGAGAAGGAGCTGAAACCGGAACAACGGATGGCCAACTGGTTGGACCAATTACCCAGTCAAACAGGGCAGCCCACAGAGGACGAGGTGGCAGAGGGAAATCCCGACATGGTTCCTGGAACAAGTCTGCCCAAGATCTATGGCGCCACCACAGCGAACTACTCTATGATTCCAGCCCCCAACTCTGATAAGGACATGGCACAGCCCCTCCTGAGCCCCAAAAAGGAGTCGCCTTCTGCATTTAGGCACGAGTTTTCAATCTTGCTGCCCGGACAGAATACTATCATTGAGGACTACCATACTCCCCCGCCCGCTAAGAGGCAGAAGGTGAAGCACGTCATGGGTTTCTAGgttaagtttaagtttaagttataaataaataaatagtagattaaatatattaaataaatatataaataattaatacgtattataaatattatttaagtatattccgccaaacaaatttaaaaacctttttttttgttaacttAAAAAGGTCTAAAATAAAACTTGGAATATTGAGTTTTGCAGTCGACGTAACACACACACGTAGACTTCACATTTGCCCATCCCCAAAACTGTGCTGCATTTTATACTTGCCATTTTCGATTGATGTCACAGTTTGAGGATATATCTCCACCCAGATCGGGTTCGTAGGCTGGATTCACTATTCCCACAATGGGCTCGACCACAAAACGATCGTTCCTGCGTTTAAGGGAGTATCCCCCAGATCGTTTTGCCATATTGTGTTTATCTTGATCGCCATGCAGCATTATGTTTAGCCCTTATTTTTTCGACCACACTACACGACCGTTTGCAGAGTGCCGCAGATTTCGactgattttcaattaatttgggcagtttgcatttaattgattcGATCTATCTATCGCTCATCGGCGCTCAGTGGGGCGTAAACGAGCCAAGGGTGACAATTTCATAGGAGTGGCCATAGATAGAATATATGCGTAGTATAGTTTAAGCTAAGCTCGGTGAGCTGAACGCCCAAAGCTTTTAGTTGAGGAAGATTATCTCGAACTAAATGCAGCAAACTATTGAATGCTATTGGCGAAACATTGGCATACTCACAGATAcaatgcaaaagcaaaagtcgAATTTTTTGGGGTAAGTTCAGATTTAATCCATCAAAAACCCACGGAGCCCAAAATCTTATATTTGGAACATAGAAATTTATACACTGATAAGCAGATCacaacatatgtatataacataGATCGTTTGCATTGTATCGTATCGTATTGGTCAATCGTAAATATGTGACACATTTAAGATACAAAACTTTTTAGGAACTTTGCTTTCTACCAGTGCACAAATTTATCAAGCAGAGCTTAAAAATGAACaatcaattgaaatgaaatatgaaaaccAATTGTCAGATTTAATTCGCCAATCATTAAATTAACTCTTTTAATCAGGCTCCACCCAcaagtaaatataaaataagcGTCTGCGCACTAAAAAAAGTAGGCGAGGCGTAATGTTTCGACAACTTTGTTGCCAAAACATCGTCAGCAACATGTAGACTACAGCATGTCCTTTGACCACAAACTCCTTTTAGTTCAACTTGAAATACTGCTCGAGTAGGTTGTGTGCTCTTCGTGTTCCATAtattttccgtttttgttacatttttcaaaagcatTGTTAACTGGATAATAATGAACAACTTTTTGGAATATATTTCGGTGTGGCATTATTCCCGTAAGTTGTGGTTTATCATCAATTAAAGTTTACTTAAGAAAACATtcttcatttaaaataaacaaacttgttttaaatatagCAATTGTATCTGAACGTAATTTTGTCGTAACCTAAATCCGCCTGATCCGCCCCTGAATAAATTTACGACTTGATTACGTGGACAAGAGCTCTACCCCCCGCACCGTGGATCCCGCTCTCACAGGTCCACAAAGGTACGATCtttcactctctctctctcgtaCTCTTTCACGTGGGGATGGAGGTGGAGCCCCCCTCTTGCTATAACTTGCCGGGTCTCTCCCTCTCTCAAGATTCCTACTCTTTTTATATATGGgtgcaccaaaaaaaaaagttttgagCATGggctaaaaaaaatgaaatgaagtagaaaaattaatgaaaactaataatgcattttttattgcatatttgttttatgACTGTACTAATAAGTTTTGTTGTTTCACTTGCGAAGTGGCACAAAAATGTTTCTGAGTGTAAGAGTAGTGGGTAGTAAAACAACGTCGGCGGCTTCGCTTCCATCATTTCTCGGCCGCACTTCGATCGAAACGGACGTGTTTCCACTTCTCCGCCGTTTGCTCGCGTGTTTTCTGCTTGTCGCCCGTCGCATCCGCCCCCGCCGCCCCTTCGCCGAAATCAAGTGATATCCGTTTTGTGGAAGACCAAAGGTATATTACCAGATATCAGATCGTAAATCGTGTGCTTGGCTTAGCGTAAACATCTTGGAGTTGTGCGCTCGCTCATTAAGAAATGAACATCGAGAAATCGAAAGAAAGCGTGTACTTTGCCATTGCTGTCGTGTCTCTTCCATTCATATTCAGTCCACGCCATCCCATACATCCATATgtatacacaaatatatatgtacatatgtatgtacatacgcCCCAAGAAAAACCGAACGATGGAGGAGAAGGAAGAGAGCTTATCGCTCCAAgtccataaaaataaatatacaaaatatcgCCGGGTGGTCGCTAGCCTTAGTTTTTGTTGCCCTCGATCGGCTCAGGTCAGCAATTAGCATTTTCAATTCGGAAACGAGGAAAACTCCTGACGTGTCGCTTAGGACAAGATTTTCCAAAATATTTAGCGGCGGCCTGTAAATTGGATCGCTTACGGTAAACTTCGTACCGCCAGTTCACTGAACCTTTCATAaaagacacacacaaaaaagctGAAACAAAACGATACGTGTGGAAACGAAGAAGCTGAATCGCCCAACAGGTTTTAAGGCCAAAAAGTGGACGCTCTGTACAGTGAAGCAGCTTAAGATACTATAAGATGTTTTctgaaagaaaatatataattttgaaacatatttcaaaGTGCGATTGGGATTATTAGCCATGTTACATAGGCTTATCTTATTTCATTATTCAAAGTCTAATTTCCTAGTTCCAGTGGATATATGCCACATTGTACTTATATGATATGCATATGAACTCATTAGAGTAATTAATCATTTTCCAGCTTAAGCAAGAAAGTACAACAAATGTGTGTTCATGTCTCTGAGATTTCACTGTATGAAGAAAAAGAAGCTGAAGCAAAAGAGAGCAGTTGCTGAGGAAGATCAAGAGATGTTAATGCCGATTTCACGTAATTGAGGCTTGACCATTGCCTTTCCATTAGTGAAAGTTTTTCAACTATATAACGTCCCaccatattttattttttgttttccttattagtttttttgcggccatttgaattttattttttgtgtcttttttatatttgggtGACCTGGGCGCTTTcaaaactttcatttaaacAGAAACACCCACCAACACCTAATTGGAAATGACCACGATGgacattacgcatacgccaccgCGTACGCGCAATAATTTCGGTTGGCTTTGGGTTTATGGCTTGCATAATCCCCTCCAGCTGGTTGAGATGGTCAAAGCTGGTTGGTCGAATGCGGCTCCCCACTCGAAAATGAATTGCACATTTGCATAATGACTAATTTTTGCTGTCCGCGCATCCCATTCGCAATCGCGGCGAATACCCCTCTTCATCCATacgatttcaatttcaacttTACACTGTTGAGCAAACAACTGTTACACCTTTCCGGGTAATTGGTTTAAATTCATCATTTAACGCTTGTGCAACCCAAAAACGACGATTAAAACGAAGATGATGGAGAGCAGATGATAGTGAAGATGGATCTGGGTGTATAAAAGTGATGAACATCAATCCACGGAAGGCATTGGTGATTTGATTCAGTTTCGAGTTAGTGGATTTTATAGTCTGTAGTTTGAACTCAGTTCATTCCAAGGATATAATTCCGTAAATCTTAATCTCTTTATTTGGCTTATTACATTCCGTGTAGTCGAGTGAATAAAcatgtttctgtttttttgaaAGTCTCTGATGTGTTTGGTAATCAAGTTTGCCCATTTATCTTGCAGCCATGTCGAAATCCATTCTCGTTTTCTCGTGCCTTCTGCTGGTGGCCATCAGCAACAGCCTGGTCCAGGCTGAGGATCTGAAAGTGGACGTGATCAGCACGCCGGAGGTGTGCGAACAGAAGTCCAAGAATGGCGATTCCCTCACCATGCACTACACTGGAACTCTGCAGGCCGATGGCAAGAAGTTCGACTCAAGGTGAGtggttaattaaaattaaaatcgcCCCCTCTTTGTTATCAATCAAACAAATGAACAAAGCTAAATTCCACCTATAAAGTGTAATCTGGCGTTAAACAGCAGTGATTATTTCGCATTGCCTCAAAAATTTTGGCAGAATGTCAGAGTTCAggatgaaatatttttaaagccgTCGTCGTCCGTAATctgcacacacgcacaaccacacacacacactcgcctCCATTGGAGATGCAGATTAACATACTCGCAGATACATGTGTTTTCCGTATGGGATTAaagctgctggtgctgcatAGTCAGTCTGTCGTCACGGCGACTCATTGCCGTAAATTAGACGCCAACTGATAAGCGATCTCATTGTTGcattgtcgctgctgctgctgctgttgtttttgcttctgctgctggtgcatTTTCCACGCCTGAATGCCCCCTTCCCTTCTTCCTGCTACCCATCTCAAACTCATTTCCCcgctttttgtttcatttttctgTGGGTTATGGGCGTTTATTGTGACGTGGCCCTCAATTTTTGGCTTCATTAAGCAAAGAAAACGTTTTCCGTTTCGAATAAGGTTCttgaaaaccatttaaaaatattaaccaTTTGCAAGTCGTTTTCAAACCATAAGATTACCATAGTAATAACTTGAAAAGGAAATGATAAGGCCTTTAAACACACAAGACCCAGTGGAGCAACTTATTACCATACTATTTTTCTCATATTCAACCTTTGGCTTTCTTGTAATAAATCCTGTAAATTAAAGCCACGGCGTAACTTGAGTTGACAGCCCACGGATCCAAagaaaaaccaattaaattcAAGGAAAAACCAAATTATTTCACATGTGTGGCAAATTAGCAACCCAAAGTGGGTGGTTTACTGCCgccaaaaaaagcaaaaaatctTTTCGATGCGTGCAACCGTTTGGCAAGCGGTAAAACTCATTATCAGtgttttataaatatcagCTGGGGCAAAAACGTTGTCGATAAGCGACCTAAACTAGATTAACTAAACTGATATATTGTCCGTTGattgcatataaataaaatatatacgtTGAGTGAGGGCATTACTACACAACTCGCTCGCAGTTAtcaaattttgatttaattttatgagcagaaaattgtgtttctcgTAGGGGAAACGATTTCATAAACGTCTGACTGACCCCAGACTTTTGAATTGCACCCGCTTAACCCATTTTGTCATATGctaaaatggaaaacatttcattttcccaTCCATCTCATTGGACATTTTGTGTCCTTTCACTGGACTAAGGCCTTACCTTGAGTTTTGGTAGACAAATTTTGGTTGCAAATTATGTGGAAGTTGCAAGCCCCACGTCACTCGTCGCTTTCTGGTCTTAAAAGTTTCGCAATTGCTGTTAAATTTGGCGTGGCAAAGTCTCTGTgaggcagtggcagtgggGGAAGTGGAAGGAGCTGGCCAACTAACTAACTCAATCAGAGTGCGTCCCCTTTTGCTACCCTTGTTTTCTCTCTGGCTTGCCACCTGTTGCGCTGCGGCTTAAATGCCCTCGAACTTGACTAACAAACAAGGCACTTTGTGCCAGTCAAGTGCAGTCAAGGATGCCGACAGGCGTCCTCCTCATTCTTTGCCTTCTTCTCTGCTAAAAATCCTTTTCCAGCCATTTCTTGCCTCAAGCTGCGAACAGCTCCTGCTGCCACTTTTGGGTTTTAGGCCAAACAGTCTCCTTGCAGCGGAAATTAGCTGGCTGAAAGCCGGCTACACTCCGGCTATAATTAAGCCTTTGCCTGAAGAGCACCTGaaaaaatggattttaaaacGAAGATGCTCCTGTAGAGAGATAAGTAGGAGGAGATTTTTTCTGCATTTGACGGTTCTGTCGATGGAATTTTCTTATTGAAATGCCAATCAAAATGGAAACTGTCCTAAGCACACAAGCATAAGGAAACAGAAAACGTATATACCCGTGTATACGTGCTTAATTGATATTGAAATGGATTACAACTTACTTGGGTGGCCATAAAAGAAACTCTACATTTCGGACAATTGCAAATATCTCATCTGCCCTACCTCCACATTCCATTTTATAACTAATTCAATAATGAGCAGGACCAGAGCTGGAGTCCTGTCACGTGCCTGCCGCCTATTAACTCCATTGTCCCTGGAAAAGGAGCCACATGGTGGAGGAGTCCATCATGTCTACCTGTCATAGCCAGTCCCGAGTCACGTGCAACCACAGTTTGTCAATGACTTTACTCCACTCCACATCTTCATTAGAGTTTCGCGGCGCCTCCTGTTTTTCTGGCAACAAGTTGAGCTCTACTTTTGACCCGCAGACCTTCTTTTGGCcgcataaattatgcagccTCTCGTCGCTATATTCTAATCAGCCTGACGCGTAACATGACTACACTACTCCCTTTCACCTTTTATGATATATGCCCCAACCCCCTCCACCCGAAGATTTTCATGTGCTGTGTCACTTTTCCGgggaaattaatttgttacttgagttgcagcagcaaactTGGTGATGTTTTCGCTTGAAGTTTCGCTGAAACAAAAGGGAAAGATTGTTGAAAGAAATGAAGGAATATTTCTGCTTAACAATAAAATTTGGTGGTTTCTAATAAAGTCAGGGCATTCGAAAGTACCTATACATATTTGGTGTTTGGGGTCAATTCACACCTCCATGCGACACTTTTGATGAACATGTTAATGGGCAATATTTAGTATGGGTGAAAGTTGAGCCAGCCCAATGATAAAGCCACAAATGGCAATGTCCGATGTTAcaatggaaatgttttaattgatttattaataCCTTTTCTGTCAAATGCGTATTCAAAGCAAGCTTGGGATATATTTGTCGGgattttctctcagtgcaagCTGTAGTTTGAATATGAAAAGAGGAGTGGCTCTTTTGTTGGCATCCCCAAAAACATGTTTCACAAATTTTTGACAACGTAACGTTGGAGTAGCCATGAGGAGGAAATAAAGAGGAGCACAAGTCAGTTACCTGAAGCATCGGGCCATAACTTGCGATGTTGTCGCTTTTTCTGGCTGCCATGATTTGTATGTTCCAAGTGCAAAGTCCCCATTTATGTTGGCCTTTTCTTACCCATCCACATCCCAATTTTCCCCCCTTTGTGTCAACTCTGCTGCAGCAAGTGCAATTTAATGTCCAAAAGCAGAGTgcgtaaaaaataaaaaaataaaaatagcagcaacaagaaaTGCATCAAAGTGAAAGTTTTAGCTTACACTCTGGACAACCTTGAATGGGTTGGTGCTGGCCATGGTGGGGAAAATGGAAGTGCGAATGGGAATTGTAGTAGGAGTTGGAGTTGGTGGAGACCTTAAGCTCTGCTCGAGTGGCCACAGAAACCTTGACACCATTGGTGGCAAAACACTTGGAGGAGAGTGCAATTGTTGCGGAGTTGCGAACTCAGACTCCGGTAAATCTAAAGCTCATTACCATGTGGATGCAATCAAGTGCGGCTGCttctgcaactgcaacagccgTCTGACTTTTATGGCAACTCTTGCCTCGAATGTATATTTTACTCGGCTCGCGCGTCAGACACATTTGTAGatagtttaaataattaatgagCTTCAACGGTTGCAATTCTTATTTTCCACAATTTACAGCAGCCTTTTTTCGGGGTTGAGTGGTACGTGATGCCGCCAGCTGGGGCATAAATTTGGGTGTCCTTAGAGGTACTTGTCCCGACACTGGAAAAAACTGTTTGCGCCTTTATAAAACTTGAAACATATTATAAGTATGGTACATTTTTAGTGGGAAGATTAAATTTTCATTGCttagttttcatattttccgaactaatttgtattcagGATTTATATTATTGGTTTGGAACCATAAACTCAGTTGTTTTCTTCCAGTGCTGGGGTGCAAACTTATTCAAACTTTAGACTTTTTGTGTGAATTGTTCGCACGTTGACCAGTCCCGCCGAGAGAAATTCTGGGGCCAGAGGTCCTGCCGGAGTCCTTGTTCTCTGGTGCACGTTAATCGCAACTTGTCGCCCCAATGGGGAGGTATCCGTAAGCGGAAGGTAACGGAATTGCGGTtgcatatttgattttataacTTTTCTTGGCCGGACACATAAAACGAGGTCATCAAGGGATCCACCCAAAAGGATTCAATTTGATTGGATTG is part of the Drosophila yakuba strain Tai18E2 chromosome 2R, Prin_Dyak_Tai18E2_2.1, whole genome shotgun sequence genome and encodes:
- the LOC120321043 gene encoding uncharacterized protein LOC120321043 yields the protein MLHGDQDKHNMAKRSGGYSLKRRNDRFVVEPIVGIVNPAYEPDLGGDISSNCDINRKWQV
- the LOC6530618 gene encoding uncharacterized protein LOC6530618 codes for the protein MPRRYQKALNLSKLSAQVKISDNESDAEDDFPPDQEAEDNNEPDHLRSILENAPHFSKPGLNTGMLGQILYDEDENRKQDLPNCSVTVPLPLFLAKDGQTPREEACIQRPGAYDEWTRSLHFQKAIFDKKFKNMRQREKKLEQGVHSASLFELAEHIARQENSFFRDSYDYYYTGGNLNTLPFEGGGHLAMHVSGTKLRDLHFSRDYGEAEFWQPLHSAQLEEASSEVFELLPLDNLNRSHMFLARFLNEVSLYQLKRNEEQDPEDYELIRHCMFSGQEAPFTSAAQSLANANNLALASQDRSLRFMDISTQQDIAKLDVCLLKGLKQTTSTWAQLMPADGSTFHYLTQPVLLTVDVRCNQSLNPCFASSVHSKACERFSSLAKSVNPNLLYVASNHKLHCLDIRCLGKKLTDRAVVTWTHQMTFPPTFIDTCVHQNSEYIALGGHLPSDLRICELQGAQAKSVDEMFSPAIPFAPLTLEEALIDARLAGFVDVYADLAERVTSCMTGMRFLRLEEASDEAFAQLLTTNSLGDVYCQRLTLRDEDEHVQDIRTGLHTTEAIRYLANAVHERVQRQSIRCTEVRSIPEIREIFRDATKRSKPDEKPLIVEEIEIDYGIEDTDVSEDESLGSEKAEKDTSKSKKNDKKTSKKKTKQKPKRQPKKKAPRNRNAKKQKSISRGSWQKSAYQLSHYTDMMSIRLLDVWDMEEYDTTRDVTKEMFEERFKEKELKPEQRMANWLDQLPSQTGQPTEDEVAEGNPDMVPGTSLPKIYGATTANYSMIPAPNSDKDMAQPLLSPKKESPSAFRHEFSILLPGQNTIIEDYHTPPPAKRQKVKHVMGF